One window of the Bombus pyrosoma isolate SC7728 linkage group LG5, ASM1482585v1, whole genome shotgun sequence genome contains the following:
- the LOC122567393 gene encoding INO80 complex subunit D, giving the protein MKVPISENSNMDNKLKFSDRLKALLKTEARQDVDPYIFSEPEPFGTATGRNVSVVSSKNSKVMQNCKNSKTKEKCMKQRIRITSVPDAEFKAVQDRAVELDADCSVGGGGSGSGDGEHIDYKFAKAIQQKQRHIENLQRLKNRKQSRDHTLLYYPRAGDEISDSDSSGDEMTIYQRYWFSGESTSTLNRSARLSQLRSQLRRRLLQLHKGGTDSEILLRDRARCLLEAACKDPASTARALSGSPNTSKVVDGPLLVGGLCGAEGCQQISLPCTRHCSRHIMLNGDQLLFEHCTAKFSDNTQCCIPVFDVAHELPLCPEHARKRDNYHRKAQESKPKKARKKPTSPTIPRPKPKSRPKKRKRPLASKLEIKDPTLVHEENQYLNQINSSENQTKTLNNLNTVAQGTSNSANLNLGLGLGLGGGLKDLGDHEVFPSLDPAEHDFGNVLNNLPADAFNDLFIEGRNGEYEPSREEEEELERALEAVDKDVRNLERMGQTHGLLEPALLAQLMSDIAS; this is encoded by the exons ATGAAGGTCCCTATATCCGAAAACTCAAACATGGACAATAAATTGAAGTTTTCGGATCGGTTGAAGGCTTTGCTGAAAACTGAGGCTCGTCAAGATGTCGATCCATATATTTTCAGTGAACCAGAGCCATTTGGTACAGCGACAGGAAGAAATGTTTCAGTAGTGTCGTCTAAAAATTCTAAAGtaatgcaaaattgcaaaaatagtaagactaaagaaaaatgtatgaaacaaagaataaGGATAACATCCGTACCAGATGCGGAATTCAAAGCTGTACAAGACCGTGCTGTAGAATTAGATGCTGATTGTAGTGTTGGTGGTGGTGGCAGTGGTAGTGGTGATGGTGAACatatagattataaatttGCGAAAGCAATTCAACAGAAGCAGCgtcatattgaaaatttacaaagactaaaaaatagaaagcaaAGTCGGGACCATACACTATTGTATTATCCTAGAGCTGGGGATGAAATATCAGATAGTGATTCTAGTGGAGATGAAATGACAATTTATCAACGTTATTGGTTTTCTGGAGAAAGCACTTCAACATTGAATCGTTCTGCACGCCTTTCTCAATTGCGTTCCCAACTAAGAAGAAGATTACTTCAGTTACATAAAGGTGGGACAGACTCAGAAATTTTGTTACGTGATAGAGCTAGATGTCTACTAGAAGCTGCTTGCAAGGATCCTGCATCTACAGCAAGAGCTTTAAGTGGTTCTCCAAATACAAGTAAAGTGGTTGACGGGCCACTTCTAGTTGGTGGGCTTTGTGGAGCTGAAGGATGTCAACAAATATCTTTGCCCTGTACTCGCCATTGTTCTCGTCATATTATGTTGAATGGAGATCAACTTTTATTTGAACATTGCACTGCCAAATTTAGTGATAATACACAATGTTGTATTCCTGTGTTTGATGTTGCACATGAATTACCTCTTTGTCCAGAACATGCAAGGAAAAGAGATAATTATCATCGTAAAGCCCAAGAGTCTAAACCAAAGAAAGCTCGTAAAAAACCAACATCTCCTACAATTCCCAGGCCTAAACCAAAATCTAGGCCAAAGAAACGAAAGCGGCCTCTTGCAAGTAAACTTGAGATTAAAGATCCTACTCTAGTACATGAAGAGAATCAATATTTGAATCAAATAAACTCTAGTGAAAATCAGACAAaaactttgaataatttgaatacTGTAGCACAAGGAACTTCAAATTCTGCTAACTTAAATTTAGGATTAGGACTTGGTCTTGGAGGAGGACTCAAAGATTTGGGAGATCATGAAGTGTTTCCTTCTTTGGATCCTGCAGAGCATGATTTTGGCAATGTGCTCAACAACTTACCTGCTGATGCTTTTAATGACCTCTTTATTG AAGGCAGAAATGGGGAATATGAACCAtcaagagaagaagaagaagaattggAGCGAGCATTAGAGGCAGTGGATAAGGATGTACGGAATTTGGAGAGAATGGGGCAAACACATGGACTTTTAGAGCCAGCTTTATTGGCTCAACTTATGTCAGATATTGCTTCGTAG
- the LOC122567394 gene encoding uncharacterized protein LOC122567394, whose amino-acid sequence MEERYFGWDEISDGLLLLSTQKTEDEHTKKTKLQSDTNHVSKVYCPHSYLILNFHETLSQRDKLRFRKYYLRKVAPNEPNVIILQDIKDLVMYLLISHISPQFVNFFYLPIVDRFLRAAILYFQYYVITWEELMKERTATMKKAPNPLAQGYRYRYAEEMQILRCVLGREYADLIVGCHDVIQYHHMTGGKKGAPSVTQSQGEKDLRIFEVLICMTHRIVWIALERKYFSLIEIELHRLFRTETYNIAERRSHIIQDMLSNDIQVLQGHKIQVKRKLLRNSPLIQGLIYSDSDYRLLSLGIEDNSNDERILYLKYALVAEEDKLHELGIKVGILGENRTNYDILLMPLEEKDEEQDKTQLSDRRKHEKRRSIKDTMQDTQISIKVQRLPSFQTKPDLTQDFSTRTINISPKGYKIARQKARKKWLIREIKRQGYKETDTYSIATMID is encoded by the exons atggaagaaagatattttggATGGGATGAAATTTCTGATGGATTACTTTTATTAAG taCACAAAAGACTGAGGATGAGCATACCAAAAAGACTAAACTACAATCTGATACTAATCATGTATCAAAGGTATATTGTCCGCACTCATActtgattttaaatttccatgaaaCCTTAAGTCAACGTGATaag cTCAGAtttaggaaatattatttaaggaAGGTAGCTCCAAATGAAccaaatgttattattttacaagatataaaGGATCttgtaatgtatttattaatcagTCACATAAGCCCTCAATTTGtgaatttcttctatttacCAATTGTGGATCGCTTTTTGAGAGCTGcaatactttattttcaatattatgtGATAACATGGGAAGAATTAATGAAAGAACGTACAGCTACTATGAAAAAAGCACCAAATCCTTTGGCTCAGGgctatagatatagatatgcAGAAGAAATGCAAATTCTTCGTTGTGTCTTAGGTAGAGAATATGCTGATTTAATAGTAGGTTGTCACGATGTTATACAATATCATCATATGACTGGTGGAAAAAAAGGAGCTCCATCTGTGACACAATCTCAAGGAGAAAAGGATTTACGAATATTTGAGGTATTAATCTGTATGACACATCGTATTGTCTGGATAGCTCTAGAACGCAAGTATTTCAGTTTGATTG AAATAGAATTGCACAGATTATTTAGAACtgaaacatataatatagCAGAAAGACGAAGTCATATCATTCAAGATATGTTATCTAATGATATCCAAGTATTACAAGGACACAAAATacaagtaaaaagaaaattattaagaaattcacCCTTAATACAAGGATTGATATACTCAGATTCTGACTATCGTCTTCTATCTTTAG GAATAGAGGACAATTCAAATGATGAACGCAttctttatttgaaatatgcaCTTGTTGCTGAAGAAGATAAATTACACGAACTGGGAATAAAAGTAGGAATTTTAGGAGAAAATAGAACTAATTATGATATCCTACTAATGCCTctggaagaaaaagacgaagaacAAGACAAAACTCAATTATCTGATAGaagaaaacatgaaaaaagaagaagtattAAAGATACAATGCAAGATACA CAAATATCTATAAAAGTACAAAGACTTCCGTCTTTTCAAACCAAACCCGACCTAACACAAGACTTTTCAACGagaacaattaatatttcaccaAAAGGCTACAAAATTGCGCGTCAAAAAGCAAGGAAAAAGTGGTtgattagagaaattaaacgGCAAGGATATAAAGAAACAGATACATACTCAATAGCAACAATGatagattaa